Part of the Triticum urartu cultivar G1812 chromosome 2, Tu2.1, whole genome shotgun sequence genome, CACAACTTGCATGACTATCTCACCCTGGTCCTCGCCGGATTAGGCCACAACTTCAGGGCGCATGGCCCACCCGGGACCGGGATgcggttcttcgtcacgtgcgaCCCTGCTAATGTCCGGCACATCTTCACGACCAACTACACCAACTTCCCCAAGGGTGTTGAGTTCGCTGCCATTTTCGACGCCATGGGTGGCAGCCTCTTTACTGTCGATGGCGAAGACGCTGCAACCCAGCGTGGCAAATTGAAGAGCGTGCTCAGCAACCCGCGGATGATTGCCAGTACGGAGGCTTGCTGCCGCAACAAGGTGGAGAACATCCTCCTTCCTTTGCTCGCCTACATGGCGAGCACCGACACTCCTTTTGACATGCAAGAACTGATGTCGAGGTTTATGTTTGACCTGGCTACTATGTCTCTCTTTGGTGTGGATCCTGGCCTCCTATCATTAGACAAACCACCCATGGACGTCGTGGTTGCTCTGGACACAGTCATGGAGGTGGGATTTTTCCGACACGCCATGCCAACCTCTTGCTGGAAATTAATGAGGTGGCTAAACATCGGCCCCGAAAGAAAGCTCTACACAACGCAGAAAGTGCTACGAAGGTTCCTtgtggagatgatggagaggaggaAGATGGATATGATGGAGAGGAAGATCAACACATGTCATGTTGGTAATGACGAGGAACAAGATGGTGTGGATATTATGTCTTCCTACCCAGACTATGTTGACGATGACTTGTCCTATGCCAAGAACATTGGCTACATGCTTGCTGCAAGGGACACAATTGGAACGACCCTGACATGGATTTTCTACAACCTCGCCCAGAACCCAAACGTTGTGTCAATCATCCGTAGTGAACTCTCACCTATTGCATCATGCAAAGTAGCAGCCAGTGTGGATGCCATGATGATCTTTGAGCCGCATGAAACCAAATCTCTAATCTATCTGAGAGCTGTCTTGTACGAAACTCTTAGGTTGTACCCACCGGGACCTTTAGAGCGCAAGACGGTGGCCGCCGATGATATAATGCCGAGTGGCCATGAGGTGCGCGCCGGTGATACCATCCTTATTTCTCTATACTCCCTGGGGAGAATGGAGGGCGTGTGGGGTAATGGCTGTCTCAACTTTAACCCAGATAGGTGGCTCTCGGAAGATGGCAACAATTTGAGGTATGTACCTTCTCACAAGTTCTTGGCATTCAACTCGGGCCCAAGGATATGCCTTGGCAAGGAAATTGCGGTTATGCAGATGAAGACCGTCATCGCCTCAGTGTTGTGGAACTTTGACGTGGAAGTGATAGAAGGGCAAAGTATCCAGCCCAAGCCATCTTGTATATTAACGATGAAAAATGGGCTCAAAGTTAAGCTAAAGAAGCGAGAGATGTAACATTAGATTCTGACCTTATACCAGAACAATTTTATCTTTCCCACAGCCACATTATTATTGAATAATAAAGGCCTCTATGAATAAAAATGTATCTTTCTTTTACGAAAGACAACTAACATGTTGGCAATTATTACTCTGTTGTATGAAACATGGTATAAAGGCATCGAGACATGGAGAGCGGCGATGTAGCGGACGAGCGCGCTTGCTCCCACTACGCGTGCCAATCGAACAACGACATGTTTGTCGCGTATTGAATGCGAACGTGGGACCAGAAGCAGCGTACGTAACACGGAACAGTGGTATACGCTAACACTGCCGCTTAATGTGATGATGCCGTGATGACACACCATCTACATGTTCTGACGGTACAGGGCAGGGTGTACCGGTACATAACAAGTAATAACACGTGCATTCCCCGCTCCTTATTCGTTCATGATGTTTTCGACGCGCGCTGGCGTGTGCAGGAGGCCCTCATCGGGTGAGGGACAAGCTATGGCATATCGTGGACGTCCGCGACGTAGCCGACGCGCTGCTCCTACTCTACGAGACGTCGGGAGCCGCCGGCCAGCACATCTGCGCGCCACACTTCATCGTCCGGGAACTGTTGCGTTTGCTCAAGAGCATGTACCCTACATATCCGAGTAGGAGTTCTATTTTATTAATCCCGTAATGATTCAGCATATATTGTTGTTGTCTAGGATTAACTGACAATCCGATCGTTCGGGCATTTGGCAAGGAGAGCATATATGACATGGATCGCCCGGCTCCGATGACCTCCGGAAAGCTGGAGAAGCTGGGGTGGAGCCACCGGCCGCTGAGGGACAAGATAGCAGACACGGTTGAGTTCTGCCCGAGGCCGGGTTTCTTGAGGGCGTCGATGGTGATGATGCGCCCCGCCGCTTCCCCCCTCTTTTCAACAAAATATAGCGTCAAGAAAGGGTTTGAAGTTTGGGCGAGCATATAGTGTTCCTCCTCTATTAATGCTGCCTTTGTGCGTGTATGCTGTACTAAATGGACGGACCAACATTTAAGATCGGCAACAGTAAGATGAACCTGCTCGACACTGATTTGGCTTACCCTTGTGTAGAATGATGTTATTACGACACACAATTCAAGCAAAGTAGCATCCAAGTATGTGTGATGCCTGAAaaatcataagatccaactataatagcaaagctcgtgatacatcaagatcgtgctgaatcaagaacacgagagagagagagagagatcaaatacatagctactggtacatacccttagccccgagggtgaattactccctcctcgtcatggagagcgccgggatgatgaagatggccaccggagagggattccctcctccggcagggtgtcagaatgggtctagattggttttcggtggctacagaggcttgcggcggcggaactcccgatctaggttattttctggaggtttctgtatttataggaatttttggcatcggaactcccgatctaggttattttctgaaggtttctgtatttatagaaatttttggcgtcggtctcacgtcaggtGGGTCTTCGAgtcatccacgagggtggagggcgcgccctacccccctgggctcgccctcctatctcgtggacggctcgggactcttctggcccaacttttttgctccgggggcttcttttggtccataaaaaatcatcaaaattTGGCACGTCAATTAGACTCCGTTTGGCATTCCTTTTCTCTAAAAttcaaaaagaaaagaaaaaaaagaaactggcactgggctctaggttaataagttagtcctaaaaatcatataaaatagcatataattgcatataaagcatcctagatggataatataatagcatggaacaataaaaaaattataaatacgttggagacgtatcaccagaCTACGTTGACGATGGCTTGTCATATCACTAgtgccggagaaggagccggccgagtgccctgatcgtcactcgccggaggaggaggcggtggaggaggcggagtgccttgactcgccggaggaggaggaggaggcggaggcgtccagttcggaaggttgatgagctccttccgtcataggcatggagtcttcagagcagaacccagccgagtctccccttcaccggtagggtggtcaagctggaggtcctcaaatccctccgttatttcatccaccatcaccctagcatatccttctggaatcggccgacggtgaaaagttgcgccgggttcagtaggaaaaatagagccaacagccgccttgaccttcatattaatccattgcgtcataagatggcaattttgagactccgtgatagcatccacgggataactggcaggagccgtcaagacatgctccggctgaagcagctcggtggaagccacgctgcttctccgctgaaatggcggggtagcttcgggggaagcttcggcagttcgtttgctgcgatttgcttctcgttcctctatcgcttgtacccttgcttgcagcgcctgcatttgggtctgatgcacttttttcctcctctcttggcatttgtaaccgcctgcgtccgaaAACCCAACTTTCCACGGGatgagcctggcgtgcctcgtgtccgtccagggtgctcaggattcccgagggccattgtgagctcgtcgttctctctggaACGAACATCcattgctgcgctgcttcgatatactgctgaagcttcttgactggtatgtccatttgatcgttcgtccaaatgcacttcccggatacagggtccaaggttccgccagccccgaagaaccaagtccggcaacggtctggccagttaattgtctctggttcgatccctttatcagccagatcattctcagtcttggcccacttaggccgggctacgaagtagccacctgaccccgtgcgatggtgatgcttcttcttcgcagcattttgcttgtttgtcgccgacatcttcttactcttttccgatgtcttgtgggccacaaatgcgggccagtgatctctgatcttctcatatctgcccttgaattctggtgtctctttattttcgacaaacttattcagctctttcttccacgtCCTGAATAGTtttgccatcctcttaagagcaaaagacttgattaattgctctttaactggcttctccggatcatcctcttgcggtagggtgaaatttgacttcagctcagtccaaagatcatttttctgcatatcattgacataagacacctcagggtcttctgtagccagCTTTAActattgctggatgctgatcgggatcttgtccttaaccaaaaccccgcactgagcaacaaatgtgctctttgtccggaggggttcaatcggttggccgtcgggcgcgattgctatgacctcaaacttttcatccgaggtcaactttttcttcgggcctcgtctctttaccgaagttgtgctcgatccggagggctagaaaaaagaaagaaagacttaattaatatgtgtacataccaaaacaatgaatgcatcaattagctagtcagcagaagcttaactaatatatatacctggccggactcggttcggtcaccggagacatcatcacggtctccttcttgcaccggcattgggtcaccggagccgtcctcatggtctcgttcttgcaccggcattaggtcaccggagccatcataatcatagccagctgcttccagaccatcggtgtcgttgagaaacaacgagcagacggcatcacttcctcgtgcgattatgtcccccaacaactcttcttgtacttcgtctcgagcggtgtccatagtttctacaaatatttacatcatggcaattattattcaaacatgacagatggatatattagtggcaaacgtagaactaatattaattagtggcctcgaccctgcttctctagggtttggggtggcctcgacgctgcttctttagggtttggggtggcctcgacaacgcttcaaggataaaaaaagaaaaggaagaagaaaaaaaagaggagaagaaagaatagaggagttctattctttcttctcctctttttttcttcttcctcttctttttttaccctcttcttcctctcatgttcgacgaccctcgacccctcggcgaccctagaccccctctcgaccctcgacccctcggcgaccgtCGACACCCTCTCaacccctcggcgaccctcgacgaccctcgttcccgataaaaaaaagaggaagaagaagaaaaaaaagaggagaagaactcctctattctttcttctcctcttttttttctttttcctcttcttttttttatcttcttcttcctctcatgttcggcgaccctcgacgaccctcgttcccgataaaaaaaaggaaaaaaaagaggagTTCTTCAATAAAGATTGGAAATGTATTGAAGAACGAATTGAAAAAAAACTAAGCTACTGGAAGGGTAAGCTTATGTCATATGGAGGTAGGCTAGTCCTGATTAACTCGGTACTGACTAGTATGCCGATGTTCCTTCTGTCGTTCTTCGAAGTTCCGAAAGGAGTTCGCAAGCGTCTTGCTTTCTTTAGATCACGCTTCTTTTGGCAGTCTGATGAGGCCAAGCGAAAATACCGTTTCGCGCGATGGGATATCATTTGCCGACCTAAAGACCAAGGAGGTCTTGGCATTGAAAACTTAGAAATCAAGAACAAATGTCTTATGAGCAAATGGCTCTACAGACTAGAGACTGAGCCGGAGGGTATGTGGTCTCAAATCTTGCGTAATAAATATCTGCATTCGAAAACGCTAGCCCAGGTTACCATGAGACCAACTGATTCGCCGTTCTGGAAGAGACTTATGCGCACGAAGGACCTGTTCTTTCGTAGGGTCAAATTCTTTGTTGGCAATGGCATGTCAACAAGATTTTGGGAAGATACATGGCTAGGAGAGACGCCCTAGGCCATCTAATATCCTACACTCTATAATATTGTGCAACGTAAGAAGGATTACGTGGGTACCGTCCTTCAAACAATTCCCTTGAACATCCAACTCAGACGAGTGTTAGTTGGTGAGAGATGGACCTCCTGGATGCACCTGGTTCGGAGATTGATAGAAGTTCAACTCTCCGATCAGCCGGATTCAATACAATGGAAATTAACCACGAACGGGAGGTTTACGGTGAAATCTTTTTATATGGATCTCATTAACTCTGGTCCCATATCACGGTCGTTGCACATTTGGAAAGTTAAGATTCCTTTGCGTATTAAAATATTCATGTGGCTTGTTCACAAGCAAGTGATACTCACAAAGGACAACTTAATTAAGAGGCGATGGGTAGGTTCTTCGCGGTGTTGTTTTTGTGATCATGACGAAACAATACAACATTTATTTCTTGAATGCCCACTTGCCAAGTTACTTTGGAGAACGATTCATATAGCTTTTAATATTAATCCTCCAGTTGATATTGCGTCTTTGTTTGGGACGTGGTTAGCTGGGGTGGAACAGATTACTGTGGCTCGTATTCGGATTGGACTATGTGCGCTATTATGGGCTATATGGAACTGCAGGAATGATATGATTTTTAACAGACAACACACTTTAacttttttgcaggttatctttAGAGCTACAGCTTGGATCCGTAcgtggtccttactcactcctATGAACTCCAGGGAGCCTTTGGTTACTGGGTGCAACCaatgggagatggtagctcgggttATCTTCAACTGGTTCGGATGGCGCTCGCATAACAGGATAGGAGTCTAGAGAGCTTGTCCTTTTTATCTTCATTGTGCCGGTTGGCGCGGTTTCCTTGTACTTTTCCTTTTTTTATACTCTTTTCTGCTTCGTTTTGTGAGCTGTAAGACTTTTATGACAATTCTGGATGGTTAATAAGATAGCCGCATGCATCATCATGATGCAGAGACCGGAGGTACGCctcca contains:
- the LOC125534952 gene encoding noroxomaritidine synthase 2-like, whose protein sequence is MSIMFISMLLVLLVPLYLYLKASSRSKNTSVLPTNWPILHMFRSFMVNAHNLHDYLTLVLAGLGHNFRAHGPPGTGMRFFVTCDPANVRHIFTTNYTNFPKGVEFAAIFDAMGGSLFTVDGEDAATQRGKLKSVLSNPRMIASTEACCRNKVENILLPLLAYMASTDTPFDMQELMSRFMFDLATMSLFGVDPGLLSLDKPPMDVVVALDTVMEVGFFRHAMPTSCWKLMRWLNIGPERKLYTTQKVLRRFLVEMMERRKMDMMERKINTCHVGNDEEQDGVDIMSSYPDYVDDDLSYAKNIGYMLAARDTIGTTLTWIFYNLAQNPNVVSIIRSELSPIASCKVAASVDAMMIFEPHETKSLIYLRAVLYETLRLYPPGPLERKTVAADDIMPSGHEVRAGDTILISLYSLGRMEGVWGNGCLNFNPDRWLSEDGNNLRYVPSHKFLAFNSGPRICLGKEIAVMQMKTVIASVLWNFDVEVIEGQSIQPKPSCILTMKNGLKVKLKKREM